A genomic window from Chaetodon trifascialis isolate fChaTrf1 chromosome 22, fChaTrf1.hap1, whole genome shotgun sequence includes:
- the lamtor4 gene encoding ragulator complex protein LAMTOR4 isoform X1: MTTAALTAGLERIPDQLGYLVISEDGVLASAGELENDEHTAGVMMQMIRTASRFRLPGSPELPFKRMSVILEDFVYTVTVSGQKVFVVKRQNNQQEPITV; this comes from the exons atg acgacagcagctctgactgcGGGTCTGGAGCGGATCCCGGATCAGCTCGGGTATCTGGTCATCAGCGAGGACGGAGTTCTGGCC TCTGCAGGTGAGCTGGAGAACGACGAACACACAGCAGGTGTGATGATGCAGATGATTCGAACAGCAAGTCGATTCAGGTTACCTGGATCACCTGAGCTGCCGTTCAAACGCATGTCAG TGATTCTGGAGGACTTTGTTTACACTGTGACGGTTTCTGGTCAGAAAGTCTTCGTGGTCAAACGTCAGAACAACCAGCAGGAACCAATCACTGTTTAG
- the lamtor4 gene encoding ragulator complex protein LAMTOR4 isoform X2 yields MVTALTAGLERIPDQLGYLVISEDGVLASAGELENDEHTAGVMMQMIRTASRFRLPGSPELPFKRMSVILEDFVYTVTVSGQKVFVVKRQNNQQEPITV; encoded by the exons atggTGA cagctctgactgcGGGTCTGGAGCGGATCCCGGATCAGCTCGGGTATCTGGTCATCAGCGAGGACGGAGTTCTGGCC TCTGCAGGTGAGCTGGAGAACGACGAACACACAGCAGGTGTGATGATGCAGATGATTCGAACAGCAAGTCGATTCAGGTTACCTGGATCACCTGAGCTGCCGTTCAAACGCATGTCAG TGATTCTGGAGGACTTTGTTTACACTGTGACGGTTTCTGGTCAGAAAGTCTTCGTGGTCAAACGTCAGAACAACCAGCAGGAACCAATCACTGTTTAG
- the LOC139350595 gene encoding ADP-ribosylation factor 4, with protein MGLTISSLFSKFFGKKQMRILMVGLDAAGKTTILYKLKLGEIVTTIPTIGFNVETVEYKNICFTVWDVGGQDKIRPLWRHYFQNTQGLIFVVDSNDRERVAESAEELSKMIQEDELKEAVILVFANKQDLPNAMGVSELTDKLGLHSLRSRTWHVQATCATQGTGLYEGLDWLSGELSKR; from the exons atgggTCTGACGATCTCGTCTCTGTTCTCCAAGTTCTTCGGGAAGAAGCAGATGAGGATACTGATGG TCGGTTTGGACGCAGCTGGAAAAACGACGATCCTGTACAAACTGAAGCTCGGAGAGATCGTCACCACGATCCCAACTATCG gtTTTAATGTGGAGACGGTCGAGTACAAGAACATCTGTTTCACAGTCTGGGATGTTGGTGGTCAGGACAAGATCAGACCTCTGTGGAGACACTACTTCCAGAACACACAG GGTCTGATCTTTGTAGTGGACAgtaatgacagagagagagtagCAGAGTCTGCAGAGGAACTCTCTAAGATG ATCCAggaggatgagctgaaggaggcAGTTATTCTGGTGTTTGCTAACAAACAGGACCTTCCCAACGCCATGGGGGTCAGCGAGCTCACCGACAAACTGGGTCTGCACAGCCTGCGCAGCAGAACT TGGCACGTCCAGGCCACCTGTGCCACTCAGGGTACTGGTCTGTATGAGGGTCTGGACTGGCTGTCCGGCGAGCTGTCGAAACGTTAG
- the atp6v1f gene encoding V-type proton ATPase subunit F — protein sequence MAVRGKLIAVIGDEDTCTGFLLGGIGELNKNRKPNFLVVEKDTSITEIEETFKSFLARNDIGIILINQFIAEMIRHAIDAHMQSIPAVLEIPSKEHPYDASKDSILRRAKGMFSAEDFR from the exons ATGGCCGTCCGCGGGAAACTGATCGCCGTCATCGGTGATGAGGACACGTGCACCGGCTTCCTGCTCGGTGGGATCGGGGAGCTCAACAAGAACCGAAAACCGAATTTCCTGGTGGTGGAGAAGGACACGAGCATCACGGAGATCGAAGAGACCTTCAA GAGCTTCTTGGCGCGCAACGACATCGGCATCATCCTCATTAACCAGTTCATCGCCGAGATGATCCGTCACGCCATCGACGCCCACATGCAGTCCATCCCGGCCGTGCTGGAGATCCCGTCCAAAGAGCATCCGTACGACGCGTCCAAGGACTCCATCCTGCGCCGCGCCAAGGGCATGTTCTCCGCCGAGGACTTCCGATAA